The Mucilaginibacter gracilis genomic interval GAGTTTTTCTGAAAGTAATCTTTTATAAGGTGATGGGTTGTGCGCGTTTTTTTGGGTAAAGTCTTCCAGTGACTTAGAGATACCATAAAATAATTTTAATATAGCAGTCTTACCGCTATCATTTGCACCAATGATAACATTCACATTTGTCAACCTTTTGGCCTCAAAGTTTTTAAACCCGAAGAAGTTCTTTATGGTGATGGTTTTGATCATTTTATTTAGTTAAAACGTTTCCTAACAGTTGAACTACCCTTTACTTTTGTTTTTCAAATTCTTTTGGCGTTCGGCCTTTTGCTTGGCATCATATTCAGTTTGGGCAAGTTCTGCCGCTGAAAGGCCTGGCGGCCAATCTAAAGTTGCAATATGCAGGTCTTGTAGATTGGTTTTGGTTAGCTGTGCGATCTTGTACAAATTATCAGGCTTGGGTTGAATTTCATTATTGCACCATCTTGAAACAGTTTCCGCTTTTACGCCCATTAACTCAGCTAAAACCTTGTTATCTATTCCTTTATCTGCAAGCACAGCCCCAATTCTGTAAATCTTATTTTTGTTTCCGCTCATTAACTGTTTATTCCATCAAATATAAATTAAAATTAAATCTCTGAAAATCAAGTATTTATAATTCTTATTGAATCAATTAAATGATTTATTGAGTATATTAATTGATTTATTAAGTCAATTAATTATATTTGTTAAAGGGAATTATTTTGTCATTATGTGATCCAATCGGTCAAATAAATGATGTATTGATATAGATCCCAGAATAGAATTGATGATTTTGCGAATACTTTAAAATGAAATTAAAGCATTCGCTTCGAGCCTTATTCTGAAAATTAGCATTGTAAATGGACACAACATGAGAAGCCGGGATGCCTATATTCAGCTATAGAACGATAAGTTGGGAACCATGACTGTAGTATTCTGATTATGTATAATTCCCAATAATAAGGCTCGTATTATCAGTTAGTCTTTTTGCTGATTGAAATATGAAACAACAAGCCATAACTAAATTTTACAAAGAAATTGAGGGCCTCAATATTAAGGCCAGGCATAGTTTGTTTATTTTTCTTTACAAAGCGATTCCATCCGGTATCAGCCCGCAACAAATGCTCTTTCCCCTAAAACCGAAAGCCCCTATATAATAATTCCCCTTTTTTAAAGAGCCTGACCGCTCCATTTTCTGATTATCTAACCACCCGTGAGCCGGGTGTAAAAGCAATTAACATAGCCGGTCGCGGGTTTTTAACCCTCAACCCACTATGCAAAAAACGCTACTCACCATAGTATTGGCCACGCTTTGCTTAAATTTTAATGCCAATGCACAGGGCCGAAATAATATTATAAAACCTCTTTCTATTGGTGATACTATTTCCGAAGTTATCTGGAAAATACCTTTACAGGTCATCAATGAACGCGCGGGTAAGAAAACTATCACTCTAAATGATTACCGCAATAAAAAATTAATCATTCTTGATTTTTGGGCTACCTGGTGCAGCTCATGTATTAACGCTTTTCCCAAACTTGACTCTTTGAGCACCAGTACTGTAGATGTCAAAATCTTACTCGTTAATGCAAAACGCACACGAGATACTAAAGCCAAAATAGATGCCGTATTCAAACGCATAACAACAACAAAGGCTACTTTATTTTCAGTACCTACCATTGCTAATGACACGGTATTTGACAAATTATTTCCACACAACATACTACCTCACTATGTGTGGATTTATCAGGGAAAGATATTGGCATCTACTGACTCTTATGAAGTTACAGGGAAAAATATTGCTGCTGTTTTAAAAGACCCTGCGCATTCATTTGTTGTTAAATCTGATCGGATCAGTTTTGATTACCGAAAATCTTTCAGGACAAATTTAGGTAAAGAGGCCGATTCCGCGATGTTGACCACCAGCATGATCATGCGTTACCTACCGGGATTGGTCAGTTCAAAAAATAATTATGAGGATGGAAACAGGAAAAGGTACTATTTTATAAACAGGCCACTAATTAGCCTCTACCAGTTTGCATTCAATTGTTCACCAAACCGTATCCTGGTAGATACAAAGGACGGACGGCAATTTCCATATCAAAATAAAAATGTCAAAAGTGATGAAATGGGCGATTGGCGTAAGAATAACCTTTTTTCATACGAACTGATCATACCCAATACAGAACCGGAAGACCGGGTATGTGCAAAAATGCTATCCGACCTTAACCTGTATTTTCAACTGGATGGAAAAAAAGAACAGCGTGTCGTAGATTGTTATGTCTTGTCCCGTTCTAATAACATTACGCTATTACCTCATGCCGGAGAAGCAAAAGCCATTAGATTAAATAAACGTCAAGACAGTTTGGTTGTCACTAATACAACCGTAAAAGAACTTACAGATTACCTGAATTACTACCCTTCTTTTAAAGACACGATGCCTATAGTGGTGGACGAAACCAATTATCCAACGCCAGTAGATATGCTTCTTTCATCCGCTGGAATGGATGACATTAATTCATTGAATACTTCTTTAAAAAGATATGGCTTTACCCTCATCCGGCAAAAACGCACAATAGAAATGTGTGTGATCACTAACTGAATGGGTAACAAAAAAATCATTCTCATTTTAAACCGCACCCCACATGAAAAAAATATACCTTTTTATAATCTTGGTTTCAGATCTTTTTTATGCTTCAGCACAGACGACAAAAATTACAGGAACTATAATTGACGCGGAATCTCACCAACCCTTACAGGGAGCCTCGATTATCCTTAAAAAAAATGCTCAATATACGATCTCAGATATAGATGGTCATTTTAGAATATCTCTTACCCGTGCAGACACATTAATTGTAACTCATATAGGTTATGCACGTTTAGCAATGCCTGTAAGTTCTGCTAACTCGTCACAATTGTTGATCTCGATGAAAAGCACTTATTCGCAATTGAAAGAAGTTACAGTAAGCACAGGTTATCAAACCTTACCAAAAGAAAGGGCAACAGGTTCATTTACGCAAATTGATAATAAAACATTCAATGAACAGGTCAGCACTGATGTTATTAGCCGGTTGGAGGCAGTGGCCAACAGTGTTTCCGTGTCCCGAAAAACGGCAGGAAATACTGCTCAACTAATGGTACGCGGATTGAGCACGATACAAGGTGTGAAGCAACCTTTGATTATCGTTGATAATTTTCCTTACGATGGCGATATCAATAACATTAACCCTAATGAGGTACAGGATATTACCATTTTGAAAGATGCCGCTGCCGCATCTGTTTGGGGCACTAAAGCAGGGAATGGTGTAATTGTCATCACTACTAAAAAAGGGAAATTCAATCAAAAAACCGCGGTTGAAGGAAATGCCATAACGACTATTACCGACAAACCGAACCTTTTTTATCTGCCACAGATGTCATCCAACGATTTTATCAATGTGGAGCAGTTTTTATTTAGTAAAGGTTATCGTTTTTCCGATACTGCCAGTACAGGTCACCCGCCCTTTTCTCCAGTTTATGAAATCCTATTAAAACAACAGAACGGCCAGCTTTCCCAGGCGGCTGCAACCGCACAGATTAATGCGCTCCGTAATCTTGATGTCCGAAATGATTTGAATAAATATTTTTATCAGAAAGCGGTCAACCAGCAATACTCAATCAATATGAACGGTGGAAGCAATAATATTGCCTGGTTGGTCTTTGCAGGATATGATAAGAATATCAATGAATTGAACGCCAAGAATGACCGGCTCAATATCAGAACCCAAAATACTTTTAGTCTTGCCAAGAATCTGCAACTTTCTGTCGGGGCAGTATACACACAGACGAATAACACAAGCGGCAAACCTTCCTATTCCGATATATCAACCAGTATTGGCAGTATTCCGCCTTATACTCAAATAGCTGATGCAAACGGCAACCCGCTGCCTGTTGCGAAAGATTACCGATTAAGCTATATCAATTCAGCTGGCAGCGGAAAGTTGCTGGACTGGAACTATTATCCGCTCACCGACTACCAGCATGTAAATAAAACTATTAAAGGCAATGACCTTTTAGCCAATCTTGGCTTAAATTACAAAATAACATCATGGCTGAACGCTGATATTAAATACCAGTTTGAGAAGCAGCAGGTCACAAACAATACCATTTATGATGCAAACAGTTATTATGCTCGCAATTTGATTAACCAGTTTACGCAAATTAACCAGACTTTTAATACCGTTCTAAATGTAATTCCGAAAGGGGGCATCTATGATCTTTCTATCAATAATATCACGTCAAATGACGTAAGAGGTCAGTTAAACTTCAATAAGACAAGCGGCAAATTTGACATCAGCGCCATTGCAGGCGGTGAAATTAGTCAAAAGGCATTAGATCAAAACAGTTACCGGGTATATGGTTATGACGGCAACATCTTAACAACAACTAATGTAGACTACGCTAATTCTTATCCGACCTTCGTTCAGGGAATTTACAGCTTTATTCCATCCAACGTTAATTTCCTTAAAAATCTGAACCGCTATGTATCCACCTATGCAAACGCCGCGCTAACTTATGATGAAAAATATACACTGTCACTAAGCGGGCGCAGGGATGCCTCAAACCTGTTTGGCGTTTCCACGAATAATAAATGGACACCATTATGGTCTTCGGGGTTGAGTTGGGATATATCAAAAGAGAAATTTTATAATAGTAAGCTTGTTCCCTATTTGAAATTGCGGGCAACTTATGGGTACAGTGGCAATGTAAACCCTGATGCAACCGCAGTTACGACAGTTGCATATAATATTACCTCACCCTATACACAGACACCTACAGCGGTGATTGACAAATTTTACAATCCCGATTTAAGATGGGAAAAAGTCGGTATCTTAAATATTGGTCTTGATTTTAAAATGCTGAATAACAGGATAAGCGGAAGCCTGGAATATTACCGTAAAAATGCCACTGACCTTTTTGGTAGTGTCCCTGTGGATTATACGGTAGGCTTGGTCAATACCACTATTGTTAAAAATGTAGCGAGTATGCAGGGTAATGGTGCCGACCTGGAACTTAATTCCATCAACTTAGACGGGGCAGTCAAATGGTTAACCAATATCAATTTGAGCTACTATCGGGACAAGATAACCAACTATTATTTGAGTTCATACCAAGGCAGTAATTTTGTCAATGGCGGGCAGTTAATTGCTGGCATTATCGGCAAACCGGTTTATTCAATATTTTCCTATAAATGGGCTGGATTAGACCCGGCCACGGGCGACCCACAGGGTTATCTAAACGGGCAGGTTAGCAAAGATTATTTGAATATAACGGGGAGCGGTACCACGATAAATGATTTGAAATATAATGGCCCGGCATTCCCTGTTATTTTTGGTTCGATGGGTAATACAGTTTCGTATAAGAATCTGTCTATTACCGCAAGGGTTCTATATAAGTTTGGCTATTATTTTCAAAGACAATCAATCAGTTATTCTTCTCTTTTTGCCAATAACGTAGGTCATTCTGATTATAGTCTGCGCTGGCAGAAAACCGGTGATGAGAAAGCCACTAATGTGCCGTCCATTGTTTACCCTGCCGACCCGGCACGTGATGCATTTTATAATGGATCAGAGGCGTTGGTTGACAGGGCTGATAACATCAGGTTACAATACATCAATATCAATTATTCCTTTAAGCTTAGACCATCTGCCAGCGGCTTCAATAAGCTACAGGCATTTGTTGTGTTTAACAATTTAGGAATAATCTGGAAAGCAACCCATGCACCCGTAGATCCTGATTATAACAGTTCGGTTATACCACCTTCTAAATCAATTAGTTTAGGCATTAAAGGAACATTTTAAGATTTATATCTCATATCGTAAAAATACAGTTATGTCAAATATTAAAAGAACTATCATTTTACTATATATCGTACTGGTTGCCAGTTCATTGTATGGTTGCAAAAAATTCTTGGACGCAAAACCGGACAGTAAACTGGTTGTGCCGTCAACAGTCGGCGACGTGCAGGCATTGTTAGACTACTATCCGAGGGTGAACAACTTTGGCGCATCTGCATGCGAATCAAGTGCTGATAATTATTACCTGACAGATGCCGATTGGTCGGCTTTAACCAATCCGGACAACCAGCGAATGTATATTTGGGGGAAGGATCACCTATTTACGACTTCGCCAAATACATGGGGGCAATTATATGACGTAATTAATATTGCTAATACCAGTCTGTTGAGCCTTAGCAGTATAGAAAGGTCATCCGCCAATGCAGCCGATTGGGACAATGCTAAAGGCCAGGCATTGTATTTGAGATCACAATCCTTTTTGCAAGCCGCAGCGATTTGGTGCTTAGCTTATGATCCGAATACAGCATCGACCGACTTGGGACTGCCATTAAGATTAGACCCGGACTTCAATAAACCTTCTGTTCGGTCATCAGTTGCAGCAACCTATCAGCAAATCATAACAGACCTTAACATAGCTATCCGTCTGCTACCTGTAAAACCACTTCAGGTAATGCGCTCATCAAAACCAGCAGCTTATGCTTTATTAGCCAGAACCTACCTTTTTATGCGGGATTATAATAAAGCAGGTTTACACGCTGATTCTTGTTTGCAATTAAATAGCACACTCATAGATTACAATACCCTTTCAGCAACCGCTACATTTCCATTCAAACAGTTCAATGCCGAGGTGCTCGTAGAAAATTTCGTGCCTGTCCCCCCGAACCTTAGTAAAGTCAGAGCGAAAATTGTAGCCGATCTATACAACTCCTATTCCAGTAATGATCTACGAAAATCGGTCTTTTTCAGTAAGAATAGTGATGGAAGTTTTGGATTTAAAGGCAGTTACGAGGGAAGTAATGGCCTGTTTGGGGGTATAGCAACAGATGAAGTTTACTTAATACGGGCTGAATGTGCAGCAAGGCAGGGAAACGCAACGCAAGCTATGACTGACTTGAACACCCTGTTGAAAACAAGATATTCTAACAAAATTGTTTACACTCCTTTGAGTGCCGCAACAGCGAATGATGCCTTAAATATTATTTTGGTAGAGAGAAGAAAGGAACTGCTATATCGCTGTTTACGATGGATGGACTTGAAGCGTTTAAATAAAGTCGGTGCCAATATTACTTTAACGAGAACGGTAAACGGACAAACCTACACTTTGCCGCCAAATGACCCAAAGTATGCGCTACCCATTCCTGAAGACGTGATTGCATTGTCTGGAATGCCACAGAATCCGCGCTAAATAAAAACGAGTATAGTAAATACACTATACTCGTTTTATTTAAGGTTTATAAATTATTTATAAGTCCTTAAAGCTAACAATATTCACAGGCAAACTATGCGCTTGCTGATACGAAAGATATTGCGCTAATGTTGAATAATTAGCGTTCTCCGTAAACGAGATTTCGCAAGGCACGGTGGTTGCCCCGCCGCAATTGTCAGGTTCCGTGCTTGTATAATTGCTACTGGTATAAATAGCAGAACCGGAGGGGGCGGTATCAGGGGTGTAATACCAAACCTCTGTCGCAAATTTGCGCACAGCTTTTTTGTGGTGGTTTGACTTATTAACTGCGGAATTTCCTTTGGAATCAGCAGTTTTATTACCTTCAGCTTTAACAACAAAGCCGATACCTACAATTGCAAAAAACAATGCTATAAATGAAATGGCGCGTTGCCATTTTTTTTGTGAAGTTGCCATAAGCAGTATTATGCATTTTACAGGAAATGCGTACCTTTAACTTGAAAATTAGGTTAATTAATTTTTAAGGCAAGCCCGTCACGGCTGCCCGAGAGAAAGACCGGTCTGCTTCAGACTGGTCTTTTTCATTTCTATTGATTGGGTATCTCCTTGTTCGGTGCAACCCGTGAATAAGGCAAACTTACGGTCATGGATGTTTTTGTTAGCAATTCTCTTTTGGGCGTAAGCGCGATAAAGAAAAGGCCGGATGTTATGGTAATAACACAGACCTACAGCCATGTACTTCAGGATGAAACGGCTGCATAGCGTTGCTATAGCGGCCAGCATGGTCTTGTAGGCTATTGCCTCTGCCATGTCCCTGATTGTTGCTGCATCTAACGTTTTCATCTGCTTACATTTTTTCACTTTGCTTAACCCGGCCATACGACCTTGATATGGCCTGCCCTGTTTGCTTATTTGCACTTATCGTCGTGCCAACGTTCCTTGTGCCGTTCCGGTAAAAACTTGCCAATACCGCCGGTTTCTGCACTGATGATCGCTTCAATTGAAGGGGGCGATCATCGTAGCTCTATGCACTTCTACGCCCGGAAAGGGCGCTATGAAAAGCCGGTATTCCCCATCCATATTTTTAATATTATCGACCGCCCGCCTATCGTTTTGGCTGGCTTTTATGCTTTGCCTTTTCCAATTTGTCTAATAGCTCCTTCCGCCTTCCTGCGCAATTGATGGGGTTGTCCTTTTGAGCCAGGTAACGTTTTACATCTTGGTTCCCTGCTTTCGCCATCGCTTCCAGTGTCGTATCGCTGTACTGGTCTTCACAAGTACAGGTTACCACTGGAATTGGCCAGCCCGGTGGCATGAAAAGCCTTAATAGCGTTGTTTCTATCAGCATGATCAATAAGAACACGCACAACTTGACCGGGTCAATCTTTCGCAGTAACGGGATACGCATGTAAGCCCCAAGCACCCGACTTAGCCAGCTTTCTTTTTTCATTTCGTTATGCCCGTCATAACGGTTAACCTCTTGCCCTTCATCATCGCCATCCGGTTGAGGATTCTTTATTGCCATTTGGTTAATTGCTTAATACAAAGGTATATTGGTTTTTACTGAAATTTTTCAGGCGGACGGAACCAATTTATGCGAAACGTACAAAAACGGGCTTGAACCGTCATTTTTTTTAAGCCGTTTGTGTTATTTTATGTGAAACGTACAAAAACAGGGGTTGAACCGTCAACTTTTTTGCTGAATCCCCCGGTGTAAGCAATTTCACTTAGGTTGATTTTGTAATTTTAGGTTAACATATACCCGCTGATGAAAACATCATAAGCAGTCTACGCTACACCTAACAGGAATAAATGCCAATGACCGCTTTATCGCCGGGTGTAAAAACTTAAGCCGATGAAAAAACGCGCAGTGGCATGGTTACGTTTACATTTAAGGGAAGGTCCGTATCCCAATAGCCCGCTATTGCTGCTGCTCGCTTTTTTGGCCGGGATCTACGCGTTATGTCCTTTACCATCTGAACCGTTCTTTAAGCTGGTCACTCACCTGTGGTTTCTCTATTCTTTTACCGCGCTCTTTACGATTGCTAATGGACAGATCATTATCATTAACTTGATCTGTAAGCGGCTGGATATAAAGTATGACTGGGAGACACAGTTTTGGTTAAGGCTCGTATGGCAGCTCTTGTTAGGCTTACCGCTTCCCGTTATTGCATCCTTATTGGTCAGCTGGCTATTTTTTCCGTTCGATCAGCATAGCGCACGTTATGCCTATACGGGCTATATGCTTAAAGAGATCCTCAATATGGCCGTTAACTTTAACGGCTTATACCTGTTCTGCAATTTCTATTACCACCATCAGAACAAACCTGTAAAAGAAATAGCCATAACGGAAATAGAACGGCAGCCATCCTATGCAGACTACCTGTACCTGCGGATTTCGGATGAAAAGGAAGAACTCCGGGTACGGGTAAGCGATATTGCTTATATCTATCGCACGGAAACAGGCCCTTTGGTGCTTCGGCGGCACGATGCAAGTTCGGTCATTTTCTGGGAATCACTCAACGCAGTACAAAAGCTACTCGACCCGGAAATCTTTTGCCGGGCCAGCCGCAATTTCATCATCACCCGCGATGCTGTCGATAGAACGAGAAAACATCCCGACCGGGGTATGACCCTGGAACTGATACCCCCATGCGATGAAATCGCCAAAGTCAGCAAGGACGCGAAGAAAGAGGTTGAGGCGTGGATCAAAAACGAGGTACGCTCATTAACAGATGACGAAACCAAAAGCTAATGCCCCGGTTGCGGCCAGCGGCGACACGCCACCCGCGATAAGGCGGGTTACCTGCCACCGCCCGCCTCTCCTCGCGCAGCAAGACGGAGATTCGCTGCGCTCATAACCGACTTGCTTTTCCCCTCGCTGGTGAAAAAAGAAAGAGAACCCAATTACACCGCAGTCGCAAAGATAGCCCATGCCGGGATCACCCGTCAAGGCTATAACGAGCGGACGGGAGTTGTTCGCTTTCAGCGGCCCCGTCCGGCCTTGACAGTTGACCCGGCTACGCGCTTTTGGTGGCTAAGCGATGAAAATGGGTTGGTGTGCGTAATTACTTGCAAGGCGGCCATGTCCGCTCTTACAGCCAGGGGGCGGGTTGGGTTTGGCTGTCGGTTCATTATGCCATCATATTCCGTTTTTTAAGCCTTACAGGGATTTTAAAACGCAAATGAAGGACATGCGGCAATCCTTATAGCGTTTGTATTCTAAGAATCTTAAAAGCCGGTCAAGACCTACTGAATCTTATTTGAAGTTTCAAACCCGAATTGCTAAATTACAAAGCATATAATTTGATAAATATTGTATTAATTCGTATCTTTATGTCATAAGATTTGCAATTAATCTGTAGCAAAAAAGTGGTGCGTAATTCGGTGCGTAAGCCTTTATCCCACTTATAAGACATTGGTTATCAACCCCATTTAGAGGTGTTACAAAACCCTAACTCTCCGCCACCAAAACAAAGAAAAGCTCATTACATAACGTAGTGAGCTTTTTTTATGCCTGAAAATAATTGAGGTGCCTTTTAAACAGCCAATCGATTTTCATGTCGATAGATGTTGTACTCTCAGCCAAAACATATAATTTATAAAATGTGACTGGCAAATGCGTTGTTTTAAAGCAACCTCATGATAAAAAACTGCGTACCTATTAGTAAAAGTTATTGTAAACATTAAAACTATGAAAAAGAACATCCATCAATCTATTGTACTATTGTTTATTGGTTTATTTGTACTGGTTTTGGCCGGTAGCACCTGGAAAGTGAAAGGCGATGAAGCCGTGGTTGAATTTACAGGCGGCAAAATCAGCGGTTCTTTTAAAGGGCTTAAGGCCGATATTGTGTTTGATAAAGAGCATCCCGAACAGGCTAAAATTTCGGCATCTATAGAAGTGCCGACTATTGCTACCGGCTTTTTTTTGAAGAATAGCCACGCTAAAGATGCTTTAGGTGCAGATGAGCATCCCCAAATAAAGTTTTCTTCAACATCGGTTAGCAAAGCCGGTGATGCTTATCTGGCAAAAGGTAATCTTACCATGAAGGGTGCTACCAAACCGGTTACCATCCGCTTTACGTTTGATGATAAAGGTAATCAGGGTGTATTTAAAGGAAGCTTTAAAGTTATTCCTAAAGAGTTTGGTGTAGATAGAGCGGGTACTCCCGATGAGGTTACAGTTAATTTAACTGTACCGGTTACCAAATGATAAGTGCTTTGCCAATAGCAGCAAAAGCTGATGATTATAGGAAGGTGTTAGCTCAATAATATCTTCCTATAATTTTTCCTCATTCAGGAACGTTGATCTCGACAGCGAATACTCCAGCTACCTTCTTAGCTGATAATTTAACTTTCGCAGAGTAACGTTGTTAGTGTTTAGGCGATGAACCCACATTCCAGGTTACCCCAACTGCAACACCGGTAGATTGTAGCTTAACCTGGCTGTAACCAATATTGGTAAGCGGTACTTTAAGATAAGGCTGTACGTTAAGGCTAAATTTAGCATTGATTTGACGCTGATAGGTAACATCAAGGTTTAGCACACCCAAAAAGTATTTGTTTTTGTTCGCTATATTATATTCAACTGGGCCGGCTGTATTGGCGTATTCGTAATTATAATGGTAGTTTTCGCGCAGCATAAAGTACGATGATAAACCAGAGCCTATGCTAAATTTATTTTTGTATTTATTGTAAAACTGGTAATCTACGTTAATAGGTATATCTAAAACTTTACAGTTAGCACTCACACTTTCGGGATTGGTACTAAATCGATAGTTAGTATGATAATTACCAAAATCCGTCATATAGGGTTTATTTGAGTATAAAGCACCTGTACTGATAGTGAATTTTTTACTCACACCAACAGAGAACAGTATACCCACATTGGTGCCAACTTTGCTGTTTTGAAACGAACTGCTAACAGCGTTAATATCCGGCGAAGCCAATACCGTAATAGCTAAATTGGGATGGAAAGAACCCGTTTTTTTAATAGTGGGTTTGTTTTTACCAACCAGCGTATTAACTATTGGTTTAAGCGTAGCCATAGGTAATTTACCATTGGCTAATTCACTATTCATATCGGGCAGATTAATGGATGGCAGGTTTGCCGAGAGTAAGTTGCTGTTACTTACTTGCAAAATATCAATATGGCCTGCATTGTCAGTTTGGTTTGGCTGCTGATAGCTATCAGAATACCTGTTGTTTAAGTGCGCATTATAGGCGAAGTTTTTATTTAACAGTGATCTATTCCGTATTCTGGATGCGCCTGCTTTTTGGCTCGTATTATTGCTGTTGTTGATTTTATTGGAGCTGTTAGCTGTACTGTTATTTGTAAGCAAGGGTTGGCCGGCGCGGGCGGTGGCAGTAACAGTTACAGTGTCTAACTTTCTACCATTACCACTAACAGGTTTGTTTACATGAGTGATTTTATCAGTAACGTGGGTATTATGTTTATTGCCTATGAATAACCAACCTAAAGCTAAAATAAGTAAAGCGGCTACGCTACCCAATATTGGCAGCCAAAAGATAATTCCGCGGCGTTTTTTGTTTTTATCCAGCAGGGCCTCCATGGCATCCCAATCGTCATCACGGAAATTAGTATCCCGGGTAGGGTTTTCAAGTCCCTTCCTGAATAATTCGTCTAATTCCTTTTCTCTCTCTGTTCTCATTACCGGATACTCCTGTTAAAAAATTCTCTGATCTGCGTGGTATTAATTGCCACTACCGAAGAGTAATTGAGGCCTTTATAGTTAGTGGCATTGTTCCCTTGTGCATCGGCATCAAGTATCATCTGCTTTAATTTTTGCCTGGCCTTATGCAGGTTTGATTTGGATGTGCCTGCGTTAATATTTAGCATCACGCCAATTTCGTCGTGCGTGTAACCTTCAACTGCAAATAAATTAAACACGGTACGGTACGCTTGCGGCAGGCGCTGAATCATGTTCAGCAGGTCGTCGTAGTTTAATTTTCTATCTGGCAGTTCTCCATCGGTTAAATGCTCGGCCTTGTCCAGATCTTCGGCGTAAGCCATTTTTAGGTTCGACCTGTAATAGTCAATCGAAGTATTCATCATTATCCTGCCGAGCCATGCTTTAAAGGGTCTTTCGGTATCATATTTGTCAATATTGGTAAATACCTTAAAAAAGCCCTGGTTCATCACATCGGCTGCTTCATCGCGGTTGCCCGCATAACGCAAACATATACCCATAGCAAAGCCATAAAATGCCTTATAGAGCAATTTCTGACCTTTACGGTCGTGCTTTTTACAGTCGATGATCAGTTGATGAAACTCTTGTTCAGTCATGTAGGCTGTGATATCTTTTGCAATATAAAATCAAACCTTTTTAGCATTACGCGGTAAAATACCAAATAGTTGCC includes:
- a CDS encoding LytTR family transcriptional regulator DNA-binding domain-containing protein; its protein translation is MKKRAVAWLRLHLREGPYPNSPLLLLLAFLAGIYALCPLPSEPFFKLVTHLWFLYSFTALFTIANGQIIIINLICKRLDIKYDWETQFWLRLVWQLLLGLPLPVIASLLVSWLFFPFDQHSARYAYTGYMLKEILNMAVNFNGLYLFCNFYYHHQNKPVKEIAITEIERQPSYADYLYLRISDEKEELRVRVSDIAYIYRTETGPLVLRRHDASSVIFWESLNAVQKLLDPEIFCRASRNFIITRDAVDRTRKHPDRGMTLELIPPCDEIAKVSKDAKKEVEAWIKNEVRSLTDDETKS
- a CDS encoding YceI family protein, which encodes MKKNIHQSIVLLFIGLFVLVLAGSTWKVKGDEAVVEFTGGKISGSFKGLKADIVFDKEHPEQAKISASIEVPTIATGFFLKNSHAKDALGADEHPQIKFSSTSVSKAGDAYLAKGNLTMKGATKPVTIRFTFDDKGNQGVFKGSFKVIPKEFGVDRAGTPDEVTVNLTVPVTK
- a CDS encoding porin family protein, giving the protein MRTEREKELDELFRKGLENPTRDTNFRDDDWDAMEALLDKNKKRRGIIFWLPILGSVAALLILALGWLFIGNKHNTHVTDKITHVNKPVSGNGRKLDTVTVTATARAGQPLLTNNSTANSSNKINNSNNTSQKAGASRIRNRSLLNKNFAYNAHLNNRYSDSYQQPNQTDNAGHIDILQVSNSNLLSANLPSINLPDMNSELANGKLPMATLKPIVNTLVGKNKPTIKKTGSFHPNLAITVLASPDINAVSSSFQNSKVGTNVGILFSVGVSKKFTISTGALYSNKPYMTDFGNYHTNYRFSTNPESVSANCKVLDIPINVDYQFYNKYKNKFSIGSGLSSYFMLRENYHYNYEYANTAGPVEYNIANKNKYFLGVLNLDVTYQRQINAKFSLNVQPYLKVPLTNIGYSQVKLQSTGVAVGVTWNVGSSPKH
- a CDS encoding RNA polymerase sigma factor translates to MTEQEFHQLIIDCKKHDRKGQKLLYKAFYGFAMGICLRYAGNRDEAADVMNQGFFKVFTNIDKYDTERPFKAWLGRIMMNTSIDYYRSNLKMAYAEDLDKAEHLTDGELPDRKLNYDDLLNMIQRLPQAYRTVFNLFAVEGYTHDEIGVMLNINAGTSKSNLHKARQKLKQMILDADAQGNNATNYKGLNYSSVVAINTTQIREFFNRSIR